A portion of the Methanobacterium aggregans genome contains these proteins:
- a CDS encoding potassium channel family protein: MIYNILMAALIVADLVLITISDFSKVSASLLQDIIIFDTTLCFILFCEFIVRFRAADDKKSFIKKNWPDIIAMIPLEFLALRAFRFVRLVRVLRVVQLIRLGALLNKSSKNFFKFLKETKLDLSLGIIILAIISGTIFFFIFEHGTNNKIHSLWDSFFYVMPTILTAGSSNIVPQTIEGRIIGIVLVMIGLLFFGILAAAIASHFLEISENEEKIEVEDLKKSIEDLQSEIIDLKEVIKKSK; encoded by the coding sequence ATGATATACAACATTTTAATGGCAGCTTTGATTGTTGCAGATCTTGTATTGATTACTATCTCTGATTTCTCAAAAGTAAGTGCTAGCCTCCTACAAGACATAATTATTTTTGATACTACCCTTTGTTTTATTTTATTTTGTGAATTTATTGTTCGCTTCCGTGCTGCAGATGATAAAAAGTCTTTTATTAAAAAGAATTGGCCGGATATAATTGCAATGATACCATTAGAATTTCTTGCACTTAGGGCATTCAGATTTGTAAGGTTAGTCCGAGTTTTAAGAGTGGTTCAACTGATAAGGTTAGGGGCACTGCTAAATAAAAGTTCAAAAAACTTTTTTAAATTTTTAAAAGAAACAAAACTGGATCTAAGTTTAGGTATAATAATACTGGCCATTATTTCTGGAACAATTTTCTTCTTTATTTTTGAACATGGAACCAATAATAAAATTCATAGTTTGTGGGATTCCTTTTTTTATGTTATGCCCACCATATTAACCGCCGGATCATCTAATATTGTCCCTCAAACTATTGAAGGTAGAATAATTGGAATTGTTCTTGTCATGATTGGTCTTTTATTCTTTGGAATACTAGCTGCAGCAATAGCATCCCATTTTCTAGAAATATCTGAAAATGAAGAAAAAATAGAAGTAGAAGACTTAAAAAAATCCATTGAAGACTTACAATCCGAAATCATAGACCTAAAAGAGGTGATTAAGAAAAGTAAATAA
- a CDS encoding THUMP domain-containing protein encodes MCTNENFDMLVMLHYHDPEDLENILLKIREMETAMKKKRPEFYIKECEVLKVLLVESNLDSEYLALKLRENHGETVSYAVHIDDVVRTRIECILQKVVELADDKIGKGNSFRVISNLMSTNIKSSEELNAAVSKEIKNKLNLRCDEENPDWVVQLEVVGENTGIIIFNPKNLLKNI; translated from the coding sequence ATGTGCACGAACGAAAATTTCGATATGCTGGTTATGTTACACTACCATGATCCTGAGGACTTGGAAAATATACTCCTGAAAATTAGGGAGATGGAGACTGCAATGAAGAAAAAAAGACCTGAGTTTTATATAAAGGAATGTGAGGTTCTGAAGGTTCTCTTAGTGGAATCAAACCTTGATTCTGAATATCTTGCCCTTAAATTAAGGGAAAATCATGGTGAAACAGTCTCTTACGCTGTTCATATAGATGATGTTGTAAGGACAAGAATTGAATGCATCCTACAGAAGGTTGTGGAACTTGCAGATGATAAAATTGGTAAGGGAAATTCTTTCAGAGTAATATCTAATTTAATGAGCACAAATATAAAATCCAGTGAAGAATTGAACGCTGCAGTTTCAAAGGAGATAAAAAATAAGTTAAATTTAAGATGTGATGAGGAAAATCCGGACTGGGTTGTTCAGCTTGAAGTGGTTGGTGAAAATACAGGAATAATTATTTTCAACCCAAAGAATCTACTGAAAAATATTTAA
- the metG gene encoding methionine--tRNA ligase: MSKVFITCALPYANGPCHLGHLRSTYIPADIYARYNRMKGRDVLMVCATDEHGTPIAVRAEQEGVPPKEIAGRYHDMIKHDLESCNISLDSFTRTTDPTHYEISQNFFLKLYEKGYIYEQVIKQPYCEKCNRFLPDRYVEGTCPHCGAEGARGDHCEACGRHLEPIQLVEPACLICNSKPEIRESKQYFFKLSHFQEDLQEWMENNHELPPNVKNYALQWLKEGLKDWILTRDMEWGIPVPLDDAEGKIIYVWGEAFLGYISSASQWSKRENKPWEDYWNDRAIHFIGKDIIYHHSIFWPALLMAYGCKLPSTIIAGEYLSLEGRKMSTSKNWVIWAEDFLKTFDADLLRYYLIANAPLTRDTDFSWDDFQRRVNDELADVLGNFLHRTFTFTHKFFDGKIPEPSKFDENDEEFEKRIKELPATVSDHIEKFKFREGLIEIIRLAKFANKYFNDKEPWKAVKTSKDEAANCLYLCNQLTKTLAVLLVPYIPEKTGEIFKVLGIDGEITWKDATVSLPAGMEIGKAKPIFKKIDDEIIEKEKNKLYESLEDVETMKDIITIDDFAKVDLRVGKIIGAESVKGSKNLLKLIVDIGSKKIQVVAGVAKKYSPEEVLNRKVIVVVNLEPAKLFGIKSEGMILATDDNMSLLTAEGADIGEQIK; encoded by the coding sequence TTGAGCAAGGTATTTATAACGTGTGCACTGCCCTATGCAAACGGTCCATGCCACCTTGGGCATTTAAGATCAACTTACATACCTGCAGATATATACGCACGCTACAACAGGATGAAAGGCAGGGATGTTCTCATGGTATGTGCAACCGATGAACATGGAACACCCATAGCAGTCCGAGCAGAACAAGAAGGTGTACCGCCTAAGGAAATAGCAGGCAGGTACCATGACATGATAAAGCATGATCTTGAATCCTGCAACATATCACTGGACAGCTTCACCAGAACAACGGACCCCACCCACTACGAGATATCACAGAACTTCTTCTTAAAACTCTACGAAAAGGGATACATCTATGAACAGGTAATAAAACAGCCCTACTGTGAAAAATGTAACAGATTCTTACCTGACAGGTACGTTGAAGGAACATGCCCACACTGCGGTGCTGAAGGAGCAAGAGGAGATCACTGCGAAGCATGCGGAAGACATTTAGAACCAATACAGCTTGTTGAACCAGCATGCCTCATCTGCAACTCAAAACCCGAGATAAGGGAGTCCAAGCAGTACTTCTTCAAGCTCAGCCACTTCCAGGAAGACCTCCAGGAATGGATGGAAAACAACCATGAACTTCCACCAAACGTTAAAAACTACGCACTCCAGTGGTTAAAAGAGGGATTAAAAGACTGGATACTCACAAGGGACATGGAATGGGGAATTCCAGTACCCCTTGATGATGCAGAGGGCAAGATCATCTACGTATGGGGAGAAGCCTTCCTTGGTTACATATCCTCAGCGTCCCAGTGGTCAAAACGTGAAAACAAACCATGGGAAGACTACTGGAATGACAGGGCAATTCACTTCATAGGTAAGGACATAATCTACCACCACTCAATATTCTGGCCAGCCCTCTTAATGGCCTACGGATGCAAACTTCCATCAACAATAATAGCAGGGGAGTACCTATCCCTTGAAGGCAGGAAAATGTCAACCAGTAAAAACTGGGTTATATGGGCCGAGGACTTTCTTAAAACCTTCGATGCAGATCTTCTGAGGTACTACCTCATTGCAAACGCACCCCTGACAAGGGACACTGACTTCTCGTGGGACGACTTCCAGAGAAGGGTCAACGATGAACTTGCAGACGTACTTGGAAACTTCCTCCACAGGACCTTCACCTTCACCCACAAGTTCTTCGATGGGAAGATACCAGAACCCTCAAAGTTCGATGAAAACGATGAAGAATTTGAAAAACGCATAAAAGAACTTCCAGCCACTGTCTCTGATCACATAGAAAAATTCAAGTTCAGGGAAGGACTCATTGAAATAATAAGACTGGCTAAATTTGCCAACAAATACTTCAACGACAAAGAACCATGGAAAGCTGTGAAAACAAGTAAAGATGAGGCAGCAAACTGTCTTTACCTCTGCAACCAGCTTACCAAAACCCTTGCAGTTTTACTCGTGCCCTACATCCCAGAAAAAACAGGGGAAATATTCAAGGTACTGGGCATAGATGGTGAAATCACATGGAAGGATGCAACTGTATCCCTTCCTGCAGGTATGGAAATAGGAAAGGCAAAACCAATATTCAAGAAGATAGATGATGAAATTATTGAAAAAGAGAAGAATAAGCTTTACGAAAGTTTAGAGGATGTGGAAACAATGAAGGACATAATTACAATAGATGACTTTGCAAAGGTGGATCTCAGGGTTGGAAAGATTATAGGCGCAGAAAGTGTCAAGGGTTCAAAAAATCTCCTGAAACTCATTGTGGACATAGGTTCTAAAAAGATACAGGTTGTTGCAGGTGTTGCAAAGAAATACTCCCCTGAAGAAGTTTTAAACAGGAAGGTCATTGTAGTGGTGAACCTGGAACCTGCAAAACTATTTGGAATAAAATCTGAGGGCATGATACTTGCAACAGATGACAATATGAGTCTCCTAACTGCTGAAGGCGCTGATATTGGTGAACAAATAAAATGA
- a CDS encoding DUF5677 domain-containing protein has protein sequence MAVFYDGLNKVFKGVADFLDCYSRSEILQNYFFEGFESFAYSNLINKFFLEVKDRDDLDEVLGDKIELFRLESGKVQQEIKLGLFFSLKEAQIHEDYYTSFRDDFKAEFPGLAETMEMVEAGVDKNHLKRYLHQKRREIKNTGKLDHNFDLFMLTTALEAYALEGMGTPHEMAENITGIMEIVSMKDVVESSEDLFKSMERRSRTIIRDQRRIQETFEDSLYKRWREPLDLLESLIRISMEAGEVHANKILSCEENKSPKNDAIIRIHARSLQIASEVLVLLKSGYADGANARWRSLHELAVTAFFLFENDEKVSKRYMDYVAIEKFKEAREYKNQCEKLGYPPLDEQKFEKLKMEKERLCELYDDNFHWSYGWIPSDILPKRSFKDLEEYVNLNTLRPFYKFSSASIHGSPRGLYRLGLMDDYQEKVLLCGTSDYGLADPLETTAISLFYATLCLLNLEPDYESIFQLQLMKSFVDRIRPLAVEIQRELENMSHYKPWI, from the coding sequence ATGGCTGTTTTCTACGATGGATTGAACAAAGTATTCAAGGGGGTAGCTGACTTTCTGGATTGCTACAGCAGATCTGAAATCCTGCAGAACTACTTCTTTGAAGGATTTGAATCCTTCGCATACTCCAACCTTATAAACAAGTTCTTTTTAGAGGTTAAAGATAGAGATGATCTGGATGAGGTTCTTGGGGACAAAATTGAACTCTTCAGGCTTGAATCAGGGAAGGTTCAGCAGGAAATAAAATTGGGCCTATTTTTCTCTTTAAAGGAAGCTCAGATTCATGAAGATTACTACACAAGCTTCAGGGATGATTTTAAGGCAGAGTTTCCAGGGCTCGCTGAAACCATGGAAATGGTTGAGGCAGGGGTTGATAAAAACCATCTGAAACGCTACCTCCATCAAAAAAGAAGGGAGATAAAGAACACTGGTAAACTGGACCACAACTTTGACCTTTTCATGCTAACCACAGCTCTCGAAGCCTACGCTCTGGAGGGCATGGGCACGCCCCATGAGATGGCTGAGAACATCACAGGGATCATGGAAATAGTGTCCATGAAGGACGTTGTTGAATCCTCTGAAGATCTTTTCAAATCAATGGAAAGAAGAAGCAGAACAATCATAAGGGATCAGAGAAGAATTCAGGAAACATTTGAGGATTCTCTTTACAAACGATGGAGGGAACCACTGGATCTCCTTGAATCTTTAATCAGGATATCAATGGAAGCTGGAGAAGTCCATGCCAACAAGATCCTATCCTGTGAGGAAAATAAAAGCCCGAAGAATGATGCAATAATAAGGATACATGCCAGATCCCTTCAGATAGCCAGTGAAGTACTGGTTCTGCTTAAATCTGGTTATGCAGATGGTGCAAATGCACGGTGGAGAAGTCTGCATGAACTGGCTGTAACAGCATTCTTCCTCTTTGAAAATGATGAGAAAGTTTCAAAGCGGTACATGGACTACGTTGCTATTGAGAAATTCAAAGAAGCCAGGGAATACAAGAATCAATGCGAAAAACTGGGTTATCCTCCATTAGATGAGCAAAAATTTGAAAAACTCAAAATGGAAAAGGAAAGACTCTGCGAACTATACGATGACAACTTTCACTGGAGCTACGGCTGGATACCCAGTGATATCCTTCCAAAGCGAAGCTTCAAGGATCTGGAGGAGTACGTTAACCTCAACACACTTCGTCCCTTCTACAAGTTCTCATCAGCATCCATACATGGCAGTCCAAGGGGACTCTACCGCCTGGGCCTCATGGATGATTACCAGGAGAAGGTTCTCCTCTGCGGAACAAGCGATTACGGACTTGCAGATCCCCTGGAAACCACGGCGATATCCCTCTTCTACGCCACGCTCTGCCTCCTGAACCTGGAACCTGACTACGAAAGCATATTTCAGCTGCAGCTTATGAAAAGCTTTGTTGATAGGATTAGGCCCCTTGCAGTTGAAATTCAGAGGGAGCTTGAGAATATGAGTCATTATAAGCCTTGGATTTGA
- a CDS encoding DNA primase codes for MVSAAFINPLSEDGKQIVREMGSLDEIYDQNADLIEVITRSQSQEISDIPVNHVDLAIKRIEWYVTRNNKDHDYKVYNFLFNEGITRFDVISFYILCQAIGIRYGPNSRESRVMVESQGKIIENRLGKLSKAERGEVVNTILNSLLTQATIKWTFFEDLLSSKKLKLQDLILDKGQIILDREEFLERFSDRINHRDPEKMYELLIGEKIKELITIKMVMQKTEDYMNAVYEKAQREIEPNPMLLEVAEKVSRVLSESVQTYGYGGGAGGVGAKASPLAPKAFPPCVKKVLEGMRSGGRNDAIILFLTPFISYARLYPGVFAENVTKRVSDVDPNLNAVQNEILPMIFGAAERCSPPLFEDQPQEKVNINAKMGFGMHDTIEIKNEGETLWYTPMSCEKVKIHLPSLCKPDKTCKTIGNPLSYYNRVKREIKKGGAGEEGDNGKGDDGKGDGAGEAPSKG; via the coding sequence ATGGTTTCAGCAGCATTTATAAACCCACTCTCTGAGGATGGTAAACAGATAGTACGGGAGATGGGATCCCTCGATGAAATATATGACCAAAATGCAGATTTAATTGAGGTAATAACCAGAAGCCAGTCACAGGAAATATCAGACATACCTGTTAACCACGTGGATCTGGCCATTAAAAGAATTGAATGGTACGTGACCCGTAACAACAAAGATCATGATTACAAGGTTTACAACTTCCTCTTCAACGAGGGCATCACCAGGTTCGATGTGATCTCATTCTACATACTCTGCCAGGCCATTGGAATCAGGTACGGGCCTAACTCAAGGGAAAGTAGGGTTATGGTTGAATCCCAGGGTAAGATCATTGAAAACCGCCTGGGAAAACTTTCAAAGGCTGAAAGGGGGGAGGTTGTGAACACCATACTCAACAGCCTCCTCACCCAGGCCACCATTAAATGGACCTTCTTCGAGGATCTTCTAAGCTCAAAGAAGCTCAAACTCCAGGACCTCATCCTTGATAAGGGCCAGATCATCCTGGACAGGGAGGAGTTTCTGGAACGCTTCAGTGATAGGATCAATCACCGTGACCCTGAGAAGATGTACGAACTCCTCATAGGTGAGAAGATCAAGGAGCTAATCACCATAAAGATGGTCATGCAGAAAACTGAGGATTACATGAATGCTGTCTATGAAAAGGCACAACGTGAAATAGAACCCAACCCCATGCTTCTTGAGGTTGCAGAGAAGGTGTCCAGGGTACTGTCTGAATCTGTGCAGACCTACGGCTACGGTGGTGGTGCTGGCGGAGTTGGTGCTAAAGCTTCACCCCTCGCTCCTAAGGCATTTCCTCCATGTGTTAAGAAGGTGCTTGAGGGCATGAGGTCCGGTGGAAGGAACGATGCAATAATCCTCTTTTTAACCCCCTTCATATCCTATGCCCGGCTTTACCCTGGGGTTTTTGCAGAGAACGTAACCAAGAGGGTTTCAGATGTTGACCCCAACCTGAACGCTGTTCAAAACGAGATCCTCCCCATGATATTCGGAGCTGCAGAGCGGTGCAGCCCGCCCCTCTTCGAGGACCAGCCCCAGGAGAAGGTGAACATCAACGCCAAGATGGGCTTTGGAATGCACGATACAATCGAGATTAAAAATGAGGGAGAAACACTCTGGTACACACCCATGAGCTGTGAAAAAGTTAAGATACACCTTCCAAGCCTATGCAAGCCTGATAAAACCTGTAAAACAATTGGGAATCCCCTCTCTTATTACAACAGGGTGAAGAGGGAGATTAAGAAGGGTGGAGCTGGTGAAGAGGGAGATAATGGAAAGGGTGATGATGGAAAGGGTGATGGAGCTGGGGAAGCTCCTTCTAAGGGTTGA
- a CDS encoding DUF530 domain-containing protein: MNESVLIAKAERFLDNIKHNRIIAEEISDFETFRDTYNYLQDNLDELQDLRDTMEIKGYKAPYRSLIRYGGTHSTEMKAEDMYDVGRHTQYFRMRAAAKKNILDRVKSSIASHKIAIGHLEEYAVLTCSSCSKKFKGHEISLMRERCECGSKDFNFNINDNGVYRLNIIKYLPLSGEYMLRMSDLSPMGREAFRNIVRIIKHEKRGIVKTLSLVVKVFEDGKWVRKRVNIDAKDEMNYEREIRKKYGSNARIEFMQIHRKKPAIINDKHVQTALSIAYVKIAEHNARKIFDEVLNGLISNREKLDRYYEAFDESEKRAHRIAEDVGDVEDLRDEFLHQILKKENLNSENGSLDEELQGDIETHNCLEQKLFVEMPKILILWDIIRYYLLTSYDRRSKYSGPFPNLRPSLDTNQMKAFEDFDKFTVDILGRCIKENICYIPNIKSVVSRKFEIENKMKGLHVQMNTPASGAAILHTHGKLSIEDAASVFSVEPADVKGEVEKFKTFGKPQTTKAKKFLEMVKK, encoded by the coding sequence ATGAACGAATCAGTACTCATAGCAAAGGCTGAACGATTCCTGGATAACATAAAACATAACAGGATCATCGCCGAGGAAATCTCCGACTTTGAGACATTCCGGGACACCTACAATTATCTACAGGATAATCTGGATGAACTTCAAGATCTTCGGGACACCATGGAGATCAAGGGGTACAAAGCCCCTTACAGATCCCTTATTCGTTACGGTGGAACTCATTCAACTGAGATGAAGGCAGAAGACATGTACGATGTAGGCCGTCACACCCAGTACTTCAGAATGAGGGCAGCTGCTAAAAAAAACATACTGGACAGGGTTAAATCATCCATAGCTTCCCATAAAATAGCAATAGGGCACTTGGAGGAATACGCAGTTTTAACCTGCAGCTCCTGCAGCAAAAAGTTCAAGGGACATGAAATATCCCTCATGAGGGAAAGATGTGAATGCGGGTCCAAGGATTTTAACTTTAACATCAATGATAATGGGGTTTACAGGTTAAACATCATTAAATATCTGCCATTATCCGGGGAGTACATGCTTAGAATGTCTGATCTTTCCCCAATGGGAAGGGAAGCCTTCAGAAACATAGTTCGTATCATAAAACACGAGAAAAGGGGCATAGTTAAAACCCTATCCCTGGTTGTGAAGGTTTTTGAGGATGGAAAATGGGTTAGAAAAAGGGTTAACATAGATGCCAAGGATGAGATGAACTACGAACGTGAAATAAGGAAGAAGTATGGTTCAAATGCCCGTATAGAATTCATGCAGATTCACAGAAAAAAACCTGCAATCATAAATGATAAGCACGTTCAAACAGCCCTTTCAATTGCATATGTTAAAATTGCAGAACACAACGCCCGTAAAATATTTGATGAAGTACTGAACGGTTTAATATCCAACCGTGAAAAGCTGGACAGATACTACGAAGCATTTGATGAGAGTGAAAAACGTGCCCATAGAATAGCTGAGGATGTGGGGGATGTTGAAGATCTCAGGGACGAGTTCCTTCACCAGATCCTTAAAAAAGAAAATCTGAACTCTGAAAATGGATCCTTAGATGAGGAGCTTCAAGGAGATATTGAAACCCATAACTGTCTTGAACAGAAGCTTTTCGTGGAAATGCCCAAGATACTGATTCTCTGGGACATCATAAGGTACTACCTTTTAACCTCCTACGACAGGCGAAGCAAATATTCAGGTCCATTTCCGAACCTCAGACCAAGTCTTGACACCAACCAGATGAAGGCCTTTGAGGATTTCGATAAATTCACGGTTGATATCCTGGGGAGATGCATCAAAGAGAATATCTGTTACATCCCAAACATCAAATCAGTGGTTTCAAGGAAGTTTGAAATAGAAAACAAGATGAAGGGTCTCCACGTACAGATGAACACTCCAGCTTCTGGAGCTGCAATTCTCCACACCCATGGAAAACTATCAATTGAAGATGCTGCAAGTGTCTTTTCAGTTGAACCTGCAGATGTTAAGGGAGAAGTGGAGAAATTTAAAACCTTTGGAAAACCCCAAACCACGAAGGCTAAAAAATTCCTTGAAATGGTAAAAAAATAG
- a CDS encoding DUF6520 family protein gives MKNLKKAAIISAMVLIISIVPAFALNDTNVTNGTQDQNQTQKTNTAGTTQQNCHKNCNGENNGTCDGDQHKYGNKNTNAGANNCGNSEGDQHQYQYGKKNNTGAKNYGKNLNCPKN, from the coding sequence ATGAAAAATTTAAAAAAAGCAGCCATAATCAGTGCTATGGTGCTGATTATCAGCATAGTACCAGCATTTGCATTAAACGACACCAACGTAACCAATGGAACACAAGACCAAAATCAGACCCAAAAAACGAATACTGCAGGAACTACTCAGCAGAACTGCCATAAAAACTGTAATGGAGAAAATAATGGCACTTGTGACGGAGATCAGCACAAATATGGTAACAAAAATACTAACGCCGGTGCTAATAACTGCGGCAATTCTGAGGGAGACCAGCACCAATACCAGTATGGTAAAAAAAATAATACAGGTGCTAAAAACTACGGAAAAAATTTAAATTGCCCTAAAAATTAA
- a CDS encoding helix-turn-helix domain-containing protein translates to MAKEVHVSQLLSSRKIMELLDKHPDLERIKCPRSICLRTSKKYLDAFSELGIEVEPVETMGRPKKYKKEPELIQKLLDDGKSPDEVAEELNIPVKTVYYLKSSKFRRGRRSKYSPEVRGEIKKLHEEGAPVKEISQKLQIPLRTVYYILKQVSP, encoded by the coding sequence TTGGCTAAAGAAGTTCATGTTTCCCAGCTGCTTTCCTCAAGGAAGATAATGGAATTACTGGATAAACATCCAGATCTGGAAAGGATAAAATGTCCCAGAAGCATATGCCTTCGAACATCAAAGAAATACCTCGACGCCTTTTCAGAACTTGGAATTGAAGTTGAACCCGTTGAAACAATGGGCAGGCCAAAAAAATATAAAAAGGAACCTGAATTAATACAAAAACTACTTGATGATGGTAAAAGTCCTGATGAAGTTGCAGAAGAACTTAATATTCCAGTTAAAACTGTTTATTATCTTAAATCTTCTAAATTCAGAAGGGGAAGAAGATCCAAATATTCTCCCGAGGTTCGTGGTGAAATTAAAAAGCTCCATGAAGAGGGTGCTCCAGTTAAGGAAATATCTCAAAAACTCCAAATCCCCCTGAGAACTGTTTATTACATTTTAAAGCAGGTATCTCCCTGA
- a CDS encoding type I restriction endonuclease, with protein sequence MELNDELKKVSEKIENKKDNIKTEEATKTAFILPFLKALGYDIFDPAEVVPEFTADVGTKKGEKVDYAVMMDEEPIILMECKSCGYDLDKTHAAQLYRYFAFTKARFGVLTNGIIYRFFTDIDEPNKMDKKPFLELDLSNLKDTHVKELEKFTKSSFDLDEILTSASELKYLGEMKKIMEKEISDPSDDFVKFFARQVYPGPITERIRIKFTEITKTAFNQFIKEQVNARLKSALDVASDDKKDEGTQEILIEHNRIITTEEEWEGYYIIKTILHEDIDIDKIYIRDKISYCGILFDDNNRKPICRLHFNTSQKYISLFDNEHEEKIPIESVKNIYDYSDRLKTTIQKYEA encoded by the coding sequence ATGGAATTAAATGATGAATTAAAAAAAGTTTCAGAAAAAATTGAAAACAAAAAGGATAATATAAAAACAGAAGAAGCCACCAAAACAGCGTTCATATTGCCTTTCTTAAAGGCGTTAGGATATGATATATTTGATCCTGCAGAGGTTGTTCCTGAATTTACTGCAGATGTTGGGACTAAAAAAGGTGAAAAAGTTGATTACGCTGTAATGATGGATGAGGAACCTATTATTTTGATGGAATGTAAAAGCTGCGGTTATGATTTAGATAAAACACATGCAGCTCAGTTATATAGATATTTTGCATTTACAAAAGCACGCTTTGGAGTTTTAACTAATGGTATTATTTACAGATTTTTCACTGATATTGATGAACCCAATAAAATGGATAAAAAACCATTCCTTGAATTAGATTTATCTAATCTTAAAGATACCCATGTTAAAGAACTTGAAAAATTCACAAAGTCTTCATTTGACTTGGATGAAATTTTAACCAGTGCAAGTGAATTGAAGTATCTTGGTGAAATGAAAAAGATAATGGAAAAAGAGATCTCAGATCCTTCTGATGATTTTGTAAAATTTTTCGCTAGACAAGTTTATCCAGGACCAATAACTGAAAGAATTCGCATAAAATTCACAGAAATCACTAAAACAGCCTTTAATCAATTTATTAAAGAACAAGTTAATGCAAGATTGAAATCAGCATTAGATGTAGCTTCAGATGATAAAAAAGACGAAGGAACCCAAGAAATACTCATCGAGCACAATAGAATAATTACAACAGAAGAAGAGTGGGAAGGTTACTATATCATAAAAACAATTCTTCACGAAGATATTGACATAGATAAAATCTACATTAGGGATAAAATTAGTTATTGTGGAATATTATTTGATGACAACAATCGTAAACCAATTTGTAGATTGCATTTTAACACTAGTCAAAAATATATAAGCCTCTTTGATAATGAACACGAAGAGAAAATACCTATTGAAAGTGTTAAAAATATCTATGATTACTCAGATAGGTTGAAAACTACAATACAAAAATATGAAGCTTAA
- the priS gene encoding DNA primase catalytic subunit PriS, whose product MIEIQVLTPASPEERRRYYREEWDIKNLPDFIAKSIHNREFGFDHFGRGPNDRYKVFQTTNYLKRFLRGKTPFAAYCSVAFYEKPRRRDGWMKAELVFDVDAKDIPVRTCDCDGVCEICLNQAKEIVCGLLDTLKGDLGLKDIHVVYSGRGYHVRVLDEDVTPMDSDVRAQVVKYLVGADVPQNEYGSDGMTYNLEHFTIPFGYPQVFTDRVKYSIMHLQKDSKLDDVNDKLIKDVLKHRHLLEDDKWGLFKNQIGPLRYRKVVKGIASLNMSLVDAKVSIDLKRILRLPTSLHSMVSMKCTEVKNVETFDPFRDAVPKFVYERDD is encoded by the coding sequence GTGATAGAAATTCAAGTTTTAACACCTGCAAGTCCAGAGGAACGTAGAAGATACTACAGGGAAGAGTGGGACATTAAAAATCTTCCGGATTTTATAGCTAAATCCATTCACAACCGTGAATTTGGATTCGACCATTTCGGAAGGGGGCCTAACGATCGTTACAAGGTATTCCAAACCACAAATTATCTGAAACGTTTTTTAAGGGGTAAAACTCCATTTGCAGCCTACTGTTCCGTTGCATTCTATGAGAAGCCCAGAAGAAGGGATGGATGGATGAAGGCAGAGCTGGTTTTTGACGTGGATGCCAAGGACATTCCAGTTAGGACCTGCGACTGCGATGGGGTCTGTGAGATATGCCTCAACCAGGCCAAGGAAATTGTCTGCGGTTTGCTGGACACCTTAAAGGGAGATCTGGGTCTTAAAGATATTCACGTTGTTTACTCAGGCAGGGGCTACCACGTGCGTGTTCTGGATGAAGATGTCACTCCCATGGACAGTGATGTGCGTGCCCAGGTTGTGAAGTACCTTGTTGGGGCTGATGTGCCCCAGAACGAGTACGGATCAGACGGTATGACCTACAACCTTGAGCACTTCACAATACCCTTCGGATACCCCCAGGTATTCACAGACAGGGTGAAATATTCAATCATGCACCTTCAAAAGGATTCAAAGCTTGATGATGTGAATGATAAGCTCATAAAGGATGTACTGAAACACAGGCACCTTCTTGAGGATGATAAATGGGGCCTCTTCAAGAACCAGATAGGCCCTCTGAGGTACAGGAAGGTTGTGAAGGGCATAGCATCCCTTAACATGAGCCTTGTGGATGCAAAGGTTTCAATTGATCTTAAAAGGATTTTAAGGCTGCCAACATCCCTCCACTCCATGGTGAGTATGAAGTGCACCGAGGTTAAGAACGTTGAAACCTTCGATCCCTTCAGGGATGCAGTTCCCAAGTTCGTTTATGAAAGGGATGATTAA